Proteins encoded in a region of the Vicia villosa cultivar HV-30 ecotype Madison, WI linkage group LG5, Vvil1.0, whole genome shotgun sequence genome:
- the LOC131604913 gene encoding protein NRT1/ PTR FAMILY 8.3-like, producing the protein MCQVLIASVRKWNLVVPEDSSLLYETRDKPGVEGSRKLMHHDDMRYFDKAAVVSDSENRSGDYSNPWRLCTVTQVEEFKILIRMLPIWATGIIFSAVYAQMSTLFVEQGTMMHLYIGSFKLSPASLSTFEVLGVLFWVPVYDRILIPVARKITGIDLSE; encoded by the exons ATGTGCCAGGTTTTGATAGCATCTGTCCGAAAGTGGAATTTGGTTGTGCCGGAGGATAGTAGTCTCCTATATGAGACGCGTGACAAGCCAGGAGTCGAAGGAAGTCGCAAACTGATGCATCATGATGATATGAG GTATTTTGATAAAGCAGCTGTAGTGTCTGATTCAGAGAACAGAAGCGGTGACTATTCTAATCCATGGAGGCTTTGCACTGTGACACAAGTGGAAGAATTTAAAATCTTGATTCGCATGCTTCCAATTTGGGCTACTGGCATAATATTCTCTGCTGTCTACGCCCAGATGTCAACATTGTTTGTGGAGCAAGGAACTATGATGCACTTATATATTGGTTCCTTCAAATTATCCCCAGCTTCCCTCTCAACCTTTGAAGTGTTAGGTGTTCTTTTTTGGGTCCCTGTCTATGACAGGATACTTATTCCTGTTGCAAGGAAAATTACAggaatagatctctcaga